The Alnus glutinosa chromosome 1, dhAlnGlut1.1, whole genome shotgun sequence region TAGAGGGTACAGAGATCACATCAATTCGAGTCATACTCAGGCTATATGCCCCATCCCACAATTTGAAGGTACAAAAATCACCTCTCTATTGACACGTAGCATTCGACAATGCCAGCGCCATACCCCCAATCCTTGGATTTGGGGGTTACGGGGATCAACCTCCCATGCCACACTCAGCACCAAGCTACTATATAAACCACACCAAGTATAGGCAAAAGGTTTCCTTCGAATCTCTTAATCTCAAGAAACTCTCTTGTGATTTTGTTGGTATctattttaaaagtgataactaCCTTAGGCATTAGAGTTATTTTCTGTCGGCTCGCTCTAACAAGTTCTTTTAATTTGCCTAATCGCTTTCTCATTTGCAGGAACTATGTCTTGGGTTGCAATGTTTTAGGTTTTCGTATAGGATTGAGCCGATGTAAAATGTCAGCTCAATACAAGGATGAGATTGAAGAATTCGACTTCGATTGATGCACAATCGTAAATAGATCGATTAAACCAATGAAAACTTTCCTATACAAATTCCATAGATGTTCGATAGCAAGGTCAATCATTGTTTGATTGATCAAAGATGTGCATCAATTCTCCTTACAAAATCTGAGAGTTTCGATCGACACTTATATTGTAGTCGGATTGATCGAACACATGCAATCCTAAAACCCAAAAGCTCGATTGATCAAATGGCTGcagacaattttattttttagctgaCTTAACTTTTAAAACCCAGTTTCCATGCTACCTTTAGAAAGCCTCTTAAGCCACGATTTTCATTAAGAGTGGAAGCTATCGTTCTTTATTAATGGAGAGATACCAAATCTTCCTAAACCTAATCTGATACACAAACCCCTCAATTGTTTCCATTAAACCACCATAGAAAAGCTTTCTACTACCAGAGTTCTTGACCTATCGCGGCATAAGACAAACGGGTCATTTGTTGGGGTACAAGCCAGTGTCTAGACTTTAAGGGTTTTGTTAATATAGACCGATTGTAATTGATTTCTTCAATAGTGAAAATTTTCATGGGATTGGTTGCTTTCGGAGCGGTAAAATTTTGAAgagttttttaaaagttttcacttcgttaccAAAACCTGTATTagatttattttatactttatttgATTCTGGTAATTAACACTGTGAGAATGTTAAACTGTTCTGATTGTTTGCAATCACATATTCACTCCCTCCAAGTTCTATGGGGTTGTACTGCGTTTTTCATCGAGTATAATATTTATGGAGTTGGGGTCCATTAAAATGGACCCTAGTGAACAAATTCTACAAGAAGACGTGGTCGAGTAATTCTAACCTTTTACCAAAGGGGTTAAACGTGATAGAATGGTAAATGTTGTAGGTCTTACCAAGGGTTGATTAGCATCTTTTGCATTTCTCGACTTTTCCCGTTTGTATGTTGCGGGCGTCTTTCAGATTCATTGGTTCGGACCCTGAACTATTTACACCCATTGGGGAACCTAATTATTCAATGGGAAACCACAAAGTCACAAGTAGACAAACTAAACATTAGACGCATTACAAGCTCAATGGGTTTACACTATTTTCAAGTTGGATGTTACATTTTAAAGTGTACGAATCACCTCAATATCTTTTACCAACATGATGATTAAGAAATTTTCGGCAGATGAATACAATCTTGGTGACTATGCCTTCCATTTGGTTTCAAGTTTCTCTTAATTCAGATCTTGTtggtgaaaaagaagaagagggaatTGGTGAGAGAATATTCTGGCAAGGCAAAAAAATAGTATGATGCCAATGTTCAAGGCCAAACATAGAAGATTCGCCCACCCAACAACTCTGGATccttctgaaaaataattttgtcggGCATATTCTTTGAGGTTCTACACCCTTCCCTTAAGCCCCCATTAAAATATTCTAAGGCCCTGCAAATCTGCAGTGTTATTGCATTGTCAACCATTATTACACAAAGTATAGCCTTTGATTGACCTTGAGGGCCAAGTGCGCACCTTTTGGGGCCCCTTCTCTTAATAAACTATGCACTACATAATAATCGACAAATAGTAAGATATAagaatcattatttatttatttggattctTGAAGGAATCGTAATCAGTGACACctattttatcttttgggtTTTGGAGTGTTCGGCGCAAATTATTTTGCTTGAGATCTGCAAAGCACAACATGTCATTTCTCTCCACATTTCTCACCTACTGAACCAGAAGCAGCGTGGTAGGGAACATTCCAGAAGGCAGTAGAAATCCTCCACAAAACGCTCACTACACTAAATATCTCACCCCTTCCCGCAAAGTATGCTCCCATTTAACACCTTGAAATCGAATTTACAGCAGGCACCCACCACCAACAGAATTAAAGCCCAGTAAATGCTAAGCAGGAAGTAGATGTAATAATACAACACAACCAGGAACTTATGCTTATTGCATATATAAAACGTTATATCAGTTTTCATCCATATACAGGCATACAACAGGTACAGATATAGGTTTGCGTCGAGGTTAAGCAGTCTAGACTAGCATAGTGAGAAATATAGGAAAGTAAGGGAACAACACATGCATACCAGACCATACAAACATAGGTGTTTTTATTCAAGCCAAGACATTTTTGTTTAAGATCAATTTTAGAAGCAAATGAAGATTTCAGGTGGCAGTATCAACCGCCCGATCACCAACTCCATTCCCCAAAAATGCTTTAAGATACTCCTTCCTGCATGAAAGAAAACCTCCATAACACTCAAGGAAGCTTGCTGAATGCCCTCTAGACCAAAATAGACAAGTAAGGATGTCCACAATAGAGACAAGAGACAAAAGCATACCTTGCAGGTAGATGATCATGAGGACGATTATATGGAGTCCAAATTGGATCACCAATAAATAGCCGCATTGcctgaaaaatatatatatatatttgagaaacATCTCTTATGTATAATATATCATAAGATACTATGAGAAACATTGGTGGGCCTTTTCAAACAGCACTTTGCACTTGCAGTGAGGCATTGAGAAAACACACCCACAATGCATGTCCCAGGCATGTGAAACCAGTCTCTCATGAATAGCAAAGTGCAATTAATCTAATTTTTCAAACAAGTCCAAAATATGTCCAGCTTGTGTGAGTTATCCATTTAGTAGACATGGTTGTGCCACTTAAGTGATGCGCAGCATAGGAAATTATAATAACAGAATACATTCATATCCAAAGTTTAATAATCTAGGGGTACATTTGGTACGCAATTCggctattccattagaaaaaaaaaatgaatagcttttATTAGGAATGGAAGAAGGTTGAACATAATAACATTGGTATTAGAATATATGATAAGCTTTTAACACTTGAAATAGTCATTCTCATTGCCCATGaaggaatgactattccttaaattgaggaatagcTATCCTCTCATTCCAAAGCTATTTTATTCCACCTGCTTTCAGTTTCAATAAAGCTATTCTCTTTTCTAATAGAAGAGTCATTTCGTGTATCAAACGTAACCTAAGTTTTCAAACTATTGCAAGGGAAGCATAAGAAGTTATGACAACAAGAGTACTCTCCAGAGGAGACAATGTCATGTAAGACAAATGTATCACTACATATATGTCAATATATTGGCAACAATTATGCATAGCTCAAGTCTTAAGGTAATGCAGCATTGAGAAagataataataagaataatcaGAACTTAAAATATGGTCAAGAGGTGTATCGGTAGAGAAAAGGTAAAAATCTGGATGGAGTGTGCTCAATGGTTGTGGCTGGAGATGCTTCAATTTGTTTCTTCGTCAGCATGACTGCAAGCTACTTTTATGATCATACATGCATCACATCAATACCTTGATATAGTTGTCTGTATCCAGAGTAAAGCGGTGATAAATTCCAGCAGGCAAAACAATCATTCCCCCCTTCTTCAGCCAAACACGAATCCACTTTTCATTACGGTCCCTGACATCAAAATAACCTtcaccaaaaagcaaaaagtcaacaagctaatttttttacttttgataAGAAAGAAGCTAATTTTTTtactataaacaaaataaagacaatTAAGCCTACCACTTCCTGCCACAGCGTAGCGGATCTCCTCATCAGTGTGAAGATGTTCCTCAAAAAAGTTTTTGATCTTCTCCTCATAATTAGGCAGCTTTTCTGGGCAAACCTCACAGAAGTCCTGAAGAACAGTGTCTCTTATTAAAATTATGGTGCAAGCGTGAAGTTGGACTCAATTTAATTTGCAACTTTTTAAATAGCAAGACCTGATTATGACCTTTTAAATGTAAGAATGAATCACAAAAATTTTAACCTACAGAGTCCAACAGAATCTTTTTACTAACCTAAGTTTCATACACATCTAATTCCCTCCACCCTATTCTTATAGGGAGAGGAGGTACCATTTGAAACATAGTTCATTGGCCATAGGGCCCAATCTTATACGTATGTGAtgttttagaatgttgagctaACAAATACGTGGattgactatttttatttttacttaataATCTAGCGTGACAAAGCATGTAGACTAACCATAAGTTAGTCAAGAACAATCTTGTCTTACAAGACCTTTTGACACTAGAAACATAAAATGGTATGCAAGTGTGACAAACTCAACAAATTAACAAGCATTAGTTTTTCTGACAAACCATGTAGGAATAACCACGGTCTTCACGAATCTTCTTCAACTCCTCATCGGTTTCATAGTTATCAGCATCCAATCGCCAACTGAGTACTCCGAGTTCTACAAGTCAACAGAATGGCTCATATGAAGTCAGAGACCCAAACATTCATTGATCTAACAAATTTAACATTCTCTAAAGATGCTCACCAGCAAGAGTATCTATGGATACAAACTCCTTTGGTTCCTTGTGATGGGGTAGTCTCTGGTCTTCATCACTATCATCCATGTACCATGCTTGAATGACTTCCTCTCTAGGATCCTGTATATATTGAAAGTTCGAGAAGACAACCAATGAATGAAAAATGCCTTTTTATTAGGGAGTATGAAACAATGAATTCAACCCATAAGGTTTTACATGGTTGGATCATTAGGAGTGCAGTTCAAAGATCCATGCAAGACAATCTGACACAGGACAAATTGCTCTTCCCAATCTGATGCAGGATCTTTGAATTAACGCACTGCATTAGCATTAGTTGTGATGTGTTGCGGTAAAGGTCTAGGCATGGTTTTGATCCTACAACAATCAGAGTTCTTTTTCATGGAATCATAGGTTTTGCGGGTTTAATTCAAATGTTCGCCAAATGAAATGGCAGATCACATAGGTTTTTGTAAGCTGCCAGCAATCCCTTTCCTGATTGACATAGTCATAGCGTCCCTAAATAAAGAGGAAGGCAATCAAGAAACTAGTAATAATGGAATACTGGTAGAGCCCATACCAGCAGATCTGGAAATTACAAGATTAATCTCGACTcccaaagttaaagaaatttctAATGAAACAAAACCCGGCAGATTATGACCTGAAATTAACCAAAGCTTAAGACTTGAAGACACGACTAGAAGACTATAAATATCCAACCATGCCTCACAATGTAAATCAAAATTCTAGATTTCTTCAGTCTATGTACTTGCTTTCCATGAAATTCTTGCTGCATGCGCCACTACCAATCTCAATCAGCATCAAATATCCCAGAGCACACCTTTCCTAATCAGACCTCGTTTGTTCTCTCCATTCTTTCAAAACAAGTCAAAAGTAAATAACAACCATTGTGGATTATTAAAGCTTATCTGATTAATCGGGTCCCTTCCCTCATCTAAAAGCAAACACTTGAGTAATTAATTGTCAGCGAGGTTGGAGATCAGAGCTCGTGTCAAGAAAGCAATGGAATCAATGATTAGTGGTATCAACCTTTTAGAGGCCTATTCTCAACAGAGAGAACATGCACAATAACTTATAGAAGCAATTGCAGCAGATAATTATGCTATTAGAAAAACAAATACAGTGTAAATGTTTTTGCAAATTAGCTTAGTTGCAATTACTTGACCCAACATCAGACATTCTCACATAAAACCAAAGTGTTTCCAAGTCCATActgaaaccaaaaaaagaaaaagaaaaaaattgcaccTAAATGATACGTAGTGAGCACTTGACAGTTATTTTAAGGCAGACCtgaactttaaaataaaaatctaacaACGTTCATAGAAATATGTCAAAGTAGGTTTGGAGTACAAAAAAACATAGAATATCTTAACTGCTGATACCTTGAACAAGAAAGTCAAGAGTAAGGACCTAAGATCTTAATTTTGCACAGCCATccagtgatgatgatgatcataTAGATTTAGCCTGTCAGACAAAGAGTACTGCAAAATTCAGGTTAAAGGGAGGTTCTCTTTGTATTGCCATGTGAAGATTTTAGATATTAGATGGAGTGTTGATATATCAAAGCCAAACCATCCAGTTATCCTGGTCCACTGTGCTTGGGCAAGAGGTAGTTCCCATGCTCATTTTAGTTTCTCCTCACAACCTAGAACCCATATGTGaaggccaaatttaaaaatcccAAGCATGTCATATTCCCCACCTCTAATACGAGAACTGCCAGCCATGACAATTATGACTAGCACCAATAAAAGCAAGCTCAACATGGCTGATGAATCCATGCATGCGTAGTGCAGAGCATGAGACTGGTTGGTCCCACTTTGGCACATGGCCTGTGATCATTGGCCACAGCCATGCCTATTGAGCAGTTGCAACAACTGTGGAAAGCAGTCCTCTTGATTATGATATACATATGGGAGAGCAAAATATTTTGTAACACTACGAAAAGGCTTCAGATCCAAATAACCTTCCAAACTCAACCAGCATAAGTCATATCTGACCAACTCTCAACTCTTACATCTTATTTAGGTTTGTTGGTACAATAAATACGCCCAAAGCCCACTCAAGTACCCCACTACATGGAAAATGTCAGACAGTTCTAAGCTCGCCACGTGGCAAGCATTCAGATACCATATTCAAGGCAAGCATCCAAAAACCATATTCAAGATCCTCTCACGTTAAAAGGGGTCACTCTctcaaaaaaccacaaatcacgTAACATGCGCTCTCTCCCCCAAAAATTCTCTCTATTCCGTTATTCTTTCAATACCCTATTGATTTAAGGATCGGAGTGTCTGCCGTGTCCGAAGACCGGCGGTTTTTCCGAGAGCAATTTCCTTATTTTGCCGTCAGAAAAATATCATTAAGGTTCACAGACAAGCATATAGCTTGAACAAAATACCTGAAAACCAGTCCAGAACACAACAAGCTCGCCTCCAAAGCAATATGATTTTTGTTGATtcatccaaatatatatatatatatatatgatttttgtttcaaTATTCCAGCCTATTAATCCGTTCAAATTTCTATAAGAAACTTATCATGCGTGCACCATCAAAGTTAATCTAATCGAAACTTATGCTCTTCAAACCACAACTCAAAACAGCTCATCCAAGCTGTTCAtttgaaccccccccccccccaacaatcGAGTAAAGCATGTAAAAACACATGAAAGTTAAATAAGCATTCAGGCAATCCAAACAGCAATAGATCACTTTTAATCCAAATGAAGTAATTAAGATTAATATACAAccaagagatttttttttcctcgagaaaattttaatattttccaaGTAAACAAACAGAAACATATGACTAATGTACATACCTTTTCTTGGCCACCCATCGTTCAAATCTAATCCTTCGTCTATCGAACTCCCGAGAAATCAAAGCTTTGATGCTACGCGAGAAATGAGTGCGTGAGAAAACTCAGAAGCCGCTTATATATCTTTTAGGGGAGTTGAAAAGATAAAACTGCCCTTCCCTTATATACGGATGGTGTGTATAGTGCTTTGTCCAGGTTCATTGAATTCTGAGGGTATTTACGGTCAGCGAGTGGAGAGGCTCAGAGGACCGTAAATAAGTCAACAAATTGTTTAGACTTTAGATGGTTTGCATTCAGCAAGGGTCACGccactcacaaaaaaaaaaaaaaaaaaaaaaaaagggttgaaaAATGGCCTGCacacccttcttttttttttttaattgtttactCAATAACGTGGTAgttgacaaaaataataataataataataataagcaagtgtgattaaaaaaatgttataataaAAAGCTGACGTGATAGGTGTTACATTAAAGAGTAAATACTTAAATGTGTAAGAGCGAGAGAGTTTATGTGGCATTTCTCAAATGAGTTTACTAGGTGTTAATTCTTCTTTTGTGAATTGGGTTTGCTGTCTCTTCTCCTTTGAAAGCCCTGATGGGTTGGATAGATTATTTGCCTCATAGAACGTGACTCTATAGCTGCACTTAAGAGACAATGCacaatttttgtttaaacaccaaaaagaaaaaaatgaaggaaattttttacttataactcctaatcttttatcacttttgaaaaagtgtatccaaactttaaaataacttaatttagggtattcatctttcataaAGTTTTAATCTCAGTCCTCCGTTTAGATTTTcagttaaatcctaacggaaacCCCCTCATGTGCGAAACACGTGCTATATTTCTCCTAAACTACCTGTTATGCCCATCTCTTTCATGTGTGAAAATCACTTAAGATACTCCAGATACTTGTCCATTCCCAAAGCTAGTGAAAGGTGGGTTCTTCCTCTTCTATTGTGGAGTAGTCACGGCCACCGA contains the following coding sequences:
- the LOC133875139 gene encoding acireductone dioxygenase 2, producing the protein MGGQEKDPREEVIQAWYMDDSDEDQRLPHHKEPKEFVSIDTLAELGVLSWRLDADNYETDEELKKIREDRGYSYMDFCEVCPEKLPNYEEKIKNFFEEHLHTDEEIRYAVAGSGYFDVRDRNEKWIRVWLKKGGMIVLPAGIYHRFTLDTDNYIKAMRLFIGDPIWTPYNRPHDHLPARKEYLKAFLGNGVGDRAVDTAT